A window of Cohnella herbarum contains these coding sequences:
- a CDS encoding alpha/beta fold hydrolase: MQTMTGKVLFLGDSVTDDGKFISFIHSYLLLNKPECQVELINAGVSSETASGLSEPSHPFPRPCVHDRVDHILAEVMPEIVVVCYGMNDGIYYPLSEERFNAYKNGMKQLINKIHRHNSKAIVVTPPPFDAQSYQGELGQADEEEFSFLRPYAQYDEVLRTYSEWIMHEMDDYADQVIDLHRELSEDIVRRRQDHPAYQSGDGIHPNLNGHWVIARLLMKEIFRVSLERFGERILTDGLKLIEFIAERDRLTHNEIKEALGHTNPHKAELLPANELEAKVADLNRQIHRYIGQHNLVESVQEWHGYQRHDYFFQGYEVIVIKPLIPLDDRRWIWRMEFFGAFDEADREMASRGWHLVYIRMSDLYGGAEAVELMSEFHEQVVAKYELSDKPVLIGFSRGGLYALHYAAKYDKKVSMIYMDAPVIDIRSWPGGKGSGKVSRREWKECKRAFHLSEQSIEEYESILESAIARIANENIPMILVAGDSDDIVPYDENGQRIVDSYRNRNATFEVILKPGIGHHPHGLNPPDEIVRFITDHAR; encoded by the coding sequence ATGCAAACCATGACAGGCAAAGTTCTATTTTTAGGCGACAGCGTTACGGATGACGGGAAATTTATTTCTTTTATCCACTCCTATCTTCTGCTGAATAAGCCGGAATGCCAGGTCGAGCTCATCAATGCCGGCGTAAGCAGCGAAACGGCATCGGGCTTAAGCGAACCCTCGCATCCTTTTCCAAGACCTTGCGTACATGATCGGGTAGATCATATTCTTGCCGAGGTGATGCCGGAAATCGTAGTCGTATGCTACGGAATGAATGACGGTATTTATTACCCGCTCTCGGAAGAGAGATTTAATGCTTACAAGAACGGGATGAAGCAGTTAATAAATAAGATCCATCGACATAATAGCAAAGCGATTGTGGTTACGCCTCCGCCATTCGACGCACAATCCTATCAAGGGGAGCTAGGGCAAGCCGATGAAGAAGAATTCAGCTTTTTAAGGCCATATGCTCAATACGATGAAGTCCTGCGTACGTACAGCGAGTGGATTATGCATGAAATGGACGACTATGCCGACCAGGTCATTGATTTGCATCGCGAGCTGTCGGAAGATATTGTCCGAAGAAGACAAGATCATCCTGCTTACCAATCGGGAGACGGTATCCATCCTAACTTGAACGGCCACTGGGTTATCGCGAGATTGCTAATGAAGGAAATATTCCGCGTCAGCTTGGAACGATTCGGGGAACGGATATTGACCGACGGGTTGAAATTAATAGAATTCATAGCGGAACGCGACCGATTGACGCACAATGAGATCAAAGAAGCTTTAGGTCATACGAATCCGCACAAAGCGGAGTTATTGCCCGCAAATGAACTAGAGGCTAAGGTTGCGGATTTGAACCGGCAAATTCATCGCTATATAGGGCAACATAACCTGGTCGAGAGTGTCCAAGAATGGCACGGCTATCAGAGACATGATTATTTCTTTCAAGGATATGAAGTTATTGTCATTAAACCTCTAATCCCGTTAGATGACCGTCGATGGATTTGGAGAATGGAATTTTTCGGCGCTTTCGATGAGGCGGATCGTGAAATGGCGTCGCGAGGTTGGCATCTCGTTTATATCAGAATGTCCGACTTATACGGCGGCGCGGAGGCCGTTGAATTAATGTCGGAATTTCACGAACAGGTCGTAGCGAAGTACGAGCTGTCGGATAAGCCCGTTCTGATAGGGTTCAGCAGGGGAGGCCTTTATGCGCTCCACTATGCGGCTAAGTATGATAAGAAGGTAAGTATGATTTACATGGATGCCCCGGTTATCGATATTAGAAGCTGGCCTGGAGGCAAAGGCAGCGGTAAAGTGTCGCGGCGCGAATGGAAAGAGTGCAAGCGGGCTTTCCATCTATCGGAGCAGTCGATCGAGGAATACGAATCTATCCTTGAATCGGCGATCGCCAGGATAGCGAACGAGAACATCCCGATGATACTAGTCGCAGGGGATAGTGACGATATTGTACCCTATGATGAAAATGGTCAACGGATCGTCGATAGTTATCGGAATCGCAACGCAACATTTGAAGTCATATTGAAACCGGGCATTGGCCATCATCCGCACGGTTTGAATCCACCCGATGAAATCGTCCGGTTCATTACGGATCACGCGCGTTGA